From the Ctenopharyngodon idella isolate HZGC_01 chromosome 3, HZGC01, whole genome shotgun sequence genome, one window contains:
- the mgat3a gene encoding beta-1,4-mannosyl-glycoprotein 4-beta-N-acetylglucosaminyltransferase a isoform X2, with the protein MFSRIFWSFTASDFPSQQDLHKDSYLKEEASSFLILPDPPDGKLHERTFVLHDDSTPFFVHTKSGALCFREGTDMATSTSHRRLLQHHKKKNSSKDDTINAGKKVVQCPCRQGWHGPHCGIPTIVYHSNLPSKSKVTPRKVPRRVINAININHEFDLLHARFHELADVVDMFMVCESNFTAYGESRPLYFRHLILNGTFDYIKHKILYIFLDHFPDGGHADGWIADDYLRTYLTKNGMPRVQGLKADDVFIIDDADEIPARDGILFLKLYDGWTEPVGIHMRKSLYGFYWRQFGTLNILSACTADMLFKVYKGDGILLRRRTYYSLSGFREYEKSTGRILIPWAIGSPIHYAGWHCSWCFKPEGIYYKLISAQNGDFPRWGDYREKRDISYIKELIRTGGWFDGSLPNYPPTDPKEHMYAPKYILDNYNKYRYLLENPYAKERR; encoded by the coding sequence GCTTCATCTTTTTTGATTCTGCCAGATCCTCCAGATGGGAAACTTCATGAACGTACCTTTGTACTCCATGATGATTCCACACCCTTTTTCGTCCACACCAAATCCGGAGCCTTGTGCTTCCGCGAGGGGACTGATATGGCCACCTCTACATCTCACCGCAGGTTACTGCAACATCACAAGAAGAAAAACAGCTCCAAAGACGACACAATCAATGCAGGCAAGAAGGTGGTTCAGTGTCCCTGTCGGCAGGGTTGGCACGGCCCTCACTGTGGCATACCTACAATTGTGTATCATTCCAATCTCCCGTCCAAGTCAAAAGTAACACCCAGAAAAGTTCCACGTCGAGTCATCAATGCCATCAACATCAACCACGAGTTTGACCTACTACACGCTCGATTTCATGAACTTGCAGATGTTGTGGACATGTTTATGGTTTGCGAATCCAACTTTACCGCGTACGGTGAATCGAGACCCCTTTATTTCCGGCATCTGATCCTAAACGGAACGTTTGACTACATTAAGCACAAGATTTTGTACATCTTCCTGGACCACTTTCCAGATGGCGGGCATGCGGATGGCTGGATCGCGGATGATTACCTGCGCACATATTTGACTAAAAATGGAATGCCGAGGGTTCAGGGTCTCAAAGCGGACGATGTTTTTATCATCGATGATGCGGATGAAATTCCTGCTCGAGATGGAATCCTTTTCCTCAAACTCTACGACGGCTGGACGGAACCGGTCGGGATACACATGCGCAAATCACTCTATGGATTTTATTGGAGGCAGTTTGGAACGTTAAACATCTTATCTGCTTGCACGGCAGATATGCTCTTTAAGGTTTACAAGGGAGATGGGATTCTTCTTCGGCGCCGTACCTATTATTCCTTGTCGGGATTCCGGGAATACGAGAAGTCCACGGGACGCATTCTAATACCGTGGGCCATCGGAAGCCCCATACACTATGCTGGATGGCACTGCTCTTGGTGTTTCAAACCAGAAGGGATTTATTACAAGCTCATATCAGCCCAGAATGGAGACTTCCCACGTTGGGGCGATTACAGGGAGAAACGGGATATAAGTTATATTAAAGAGTTAATACGGACAGGGGGTTGGTTTGATGGGTCTTTGCCAAACTACCCACCCACAGACCCCAAAGAGCATATGTATGCTCCCAAATACATCCTGGATAACTATAATAAATATCGCTATTTGCTGGAGAACCCTTATGCCAAAGAGAGACGTTAA